The following DNA comes from Hordeum vulgare subsp. vulgare chromosome 3H, MorexV3_pseudomolecules_assembly, whole genome shotgun sequence.
tacgcatattcagatcttcctatggagagaccagcaacgagagaggggtaagagcatcttcatacctttgaagatcgctaagcggaagcgttgctagaacgcggttgatggagtcgtactcgcagcgattccgatctagtgccgaacaacggcacctccgcgttcaacacgcgtgcagcccggtgacgtctcccgcaccttgatccagcaaggaggagggagaggttggggaagaactccagcaacacgatggcgtgatgtcgatggagagacgaggtctcccggcaaggcttcgccaagcaccggcggagaggaggaggaagaagagcagggttgcgccgagagagagggaaaaaccgtgtgtctcaatggccaaaagtgcccgatatatatagggggaggggagagggggtgccacccctagggtgggaaccctagggggtgcggcagcccccccagatgggaggtggggcggccagaggggggaggagggggtggcgcactatccggtgggccttaggcccacctggcctagggtttgcccccccccttttctctcccttgcgctatgggctgagtggggaggcgcaccagcccacctaggggctggttcctaaccccacttggcccaccttatctcccggggtcgttaccccccttcggtggtcccccggggccacctccggtggtcccggtacgttaccggtgatgcccgaaacacttccggtatctgaaaccatccgtcctatatatcaatctttatctccggaccattccggagctcctcgtgacgtccgggatctcatccgggactccgaacaactttcggtaacctcgtataacaattccctataactctagcgtcatcgaaccttaagtgtgtagaccatacgggttcgagagacaggcagacatgaccgagacacctctctagccaataaccatcagcggggtctggatacccatggtggctcccacttgctccacgatgatctcatcggatgaaccacgatgtcaaggattcaatcaatcccatacacgattccctttgtctgtcggtatagaacttgcccgagattcgatcgtcggtatacctataccttgttcaatctcgttaccggtaagtctctttactcgttccgtagcacgtcatcgtgtgactaactccttagtcacattgagctcatgatgatgttctaccgagtgggcccagagatacctctccgtcacacggagtgacaaatcccgatctcgattcgtaccaacccaacagacactttcggaggtacccgtagtgcacctttatagtcacccagttacgttgtgacgtttgatacacccaaagcactcctacggtatccgggagttgcacaatctcacggtcgaaggaaaagatacttgacattagaaaagctttagcatacgaacaatacgatctagtgctatgcttaggattgggtcttgtccatcacatcattctcccaatgatgtgatcccgttatcaatgacatctaatgcccatgatcaggaaaccatgatcatctattgactaacgagctagccaactagaggcttgctagggacacattgtgatctatttattcacacatgtattatgtttcctgttaatacaattatagcatgaacaaggaaatgtgataataaccattttattattgcctctagggcatatttccaacaccatctCCTAACCTCCAAATTATTCCTTTCTTCACAAGCTCCAGACCGTATTCAATTCCTTTCCAGACTACAGACGAGTTACCAATAAACacaatcttcaaaagatttcTATTAGGAAAATATTTTGCCTTCAGTAATCTTGCACATGGACTGTCGGGGCCGCGAATAGGGCTTGGTTGAAAGCACACATATCTCAAAAACCCAACCCGCCTTTGGCCTTCGACAGCATCATTTTATCCCAGATAAGCCAAATCATTTTCCGTTTACCTTTCTCCACACCTCAATAGTATTGCCCCATCATCTGCATCATATCATCGCAAACTGATGCAGGCAGCCGGAACACACTCATAACATAAGTTGGAATAACTTGGGCAACTGACTTGATTAAAATTTCCTTATTACGTAATGACTTGTGTTGTTCACTCCAATCCACAACCGCTTGCTCAACCTAGCATGTATTGCTTCAAACCTCCCTTTGTGCATTCTACCATCtactcccttcattcctaaatataaaaccttttagagattacactatatactacatacagatgtatgtagtcatattttagagtgtagattcactcattttattccgtatgtagtctatagtcaaaactctaaaaggtcttatatttcagaacggagggagtactttggtTCAACCTAGCATGTATTGCTTCAAAACTCCCTTTGTGCATTTACCATCTACTTTGGTTCAAGCATTTGCTGCGAAATCTCCAGAGAATTCTTCACATCCACAATCACATCGGGTGATAGAATATCAGCATGTACAAAAGCTTGAAGAAAAAGCAAGGAATCATCCATTTACCTTTCTCCACACCCCAATTGCGACACATCCTaaaagcaagtacaatagagctgagtcagctggctataaggaataaactaatatatttttgcttagttgaagaaaagagaagaagagagagaaggtaagcgggctcttagctaagagccagctctaacACGTGCTCCTGGGtattttgtgagtatgaaaggtgaaccatataataaagaagtaGTACACTTTTACAATGAAATATTGTACACGTTagttataagatgggctatagatgacatggcaatgACTTATAGCCAGGCTATACTATTGTACCACCTTCCAAACCTTCCCTTGCGATGGATTAACGCACTAAAGCAGACAAGGCATCAACAATGAAGGGGAGCATAAACGCTGAGGATCAGAGCTACCATTCTCCACCTGTAAGGCTGTAAACCGTACGCCATTGTAATGATGGCCTCTTCAGTATTTCAACTGTAGGCTATTTAAAATTAACACCATTTCCGTACTGCCGGATTTTCAACTTCTCGCTACAAGCTGAACTTCCATTGCTCCATGGACTACGAGCATAGAAGAAACGGAAATGAATGAGTTAGTTTGCATCGCACAAATTGTCACTGTACTGACTCGAATCATACAAAACATAACGCTGACAGGCAGGATGCCAACAACAAACTTAAATCGCGCTAAAATTATATAGCATACTGCTCAAAGTCTGTAACCAGTCATTAAATACGAGTTCCAACCATACCCTCCTTTCAACTCTCAGTGGCTCTGCAGTCTAACGGACAGACATAAACCACGATTGCACCGCCCTTCCGTCAGCCGGTGGCTTCCTGCACCAAGAACATCCGCTGTGGCAGCCAATTGCAATTCATGGAAGCTATTCTGAAGGCTTGGTCCTTGCAAGATGACTGGTTTGAACACCTGTGCCTCGGAAATCCTTTGCATTTGGTACTCCAGGGAAGGCATAGCTGCATTCTATTACTTACATACACTTGCACAATCCTTTTGTTTACCTATGATGCGCCTCTTATTTATCCAGCCCTCAAATCCAATATTTCCTTGGCAGTCCTCCGACGAAAATAAGGCATGTGTTTCTACAAAACAGAACCCATTCAAAACACCATTTTAGTTTATTTGGCATATACCCTCCGTCCCAAAAATAAGTGCCGTTGATTTAGTACAGCATTAGCAAAGTTGTACTAAATCAGGacccttattttgggacggaggttaAAAAGGTTATTCAGATCCTGCTGAATATACATATTAAAAAGGTTAACAAGGACCCACTAGTACCTGCCCAAAAGTAAGGCCCATATCTCTGCTGTAGAAGTCAATgtatttgagcatgaacatgccgCAATCCCATCTAAGATCACAAACAACTCAGTAAGAGGTACATTATGTGAATTTAGAATATTGGTAGAGTACTGCTGTGAGAAATTGAAATTTTGTCTAACACCAAAGATGTCTTGAAGCCGTTTTTAAGAGGCTTCAATATTTACACCACCATAGTGTAAAAAAGTCTAGCAGAAAAACAGTGATAGCACTTCCATGACCAAAGATAAGAAATACCCATTCTCCTGCAGAGGAAGATTTTGGACTCCTTCATGCTTCCATGAAAGAACATCAATATGTTTGCCAATCTTGTCTTTAACCTCATCTACAAGATATCTGGCCTGGTAGAGGAGGAAAATGGTAAAATTAGACCCCTCACGTCCTGAACAGAGAAAGAAAAGGTGAGAGTGAGGATGGGAGATATCACTTACTAGGATTTTCAGGGCGTTCATGTCCATGCTGCCAAGTGAATCCAGATACTGAAACTTTTTGTCCCTTATGTTGATGACAGCTAAACACCAATGCACTTCCTTGTGTATGGGAACAAAAATCTGGACAAAGTAAGGTAGTTCCAATTAGAAGGACAGAAAAATCACATGAGGATTACAGCTTGGAAATAGCATTTACCTTATCGCAGTCAATTAGGTTGTACCCTAACTTCCGTTTCATTGTCCATCTCCACACGGCTTTATAATCATACCCACCATTAATCAGCTGACAACAGAAacatgagaaaactatgaggtTGTCTAATTTGTTTGGCGGCATAAaccacctattatgtgttatgcttAATGAGAAAGTGAACTAGGtgtgatgtactccctccatagagaaatataagagcgtatagacactactttagtgatctgactctcttatatttctttacggagggagtatcgATATGGCAACCTACTCTGCCAGAAAATGCAATGAGGGAACAAGGAATGGTTATAATAATATTTTTCCTACTTATAAAGGTTGGAGTTGGTGGTGAGTTCACATGTGGGACCAACAACCTTCACCAATAAACAAATGCACCCCTACCCACATCAAGAATAGCAGCCTTCCATGAACATAAATAAACAAATGTATTTGTACTCACATGTGGGACCAAACACAAATAAACAGTACACTACTATTCATGTGAGACTAACACTTAGGCACAAATAACAAGTGCAGAAATGCGACTCCAACTCAATATAATgctccttttttcttttcattttttctcagCCAAGTTATTTCAGTTTTATATCACAGAACAAGAGAGTGAACAGATTGTAATTCCAAAACAATGATAGACCTTATCCTCTTACCTGATACACAACCTTGTGCAGTCAACTTACCAATGTCTATTGTCACATGTTTCAACATTCAAAATGTTGTTTCTGTAAAGGACCATGGTCACTTAAGATTCTTCAATGCCTGACGCGTGATCTTTTGTGGTATTTTTGTTCTTTTTAATAGTAAACCACAAGCAAATTCCGCATGGCGCCAACGTATTTTGATAATTTCCTAGGCAAGTGACCTAACTCATCGCGCTAGTAATAATTAAACAGTACTGCACCATCACCAAACCATACCACTTAATTAGCATGCAGAAGTGCAAAATGTTTATAAATGACAGAAACATGATGATCAAACAAGCTAATGGAAATCTGGAGAGAAAAATTAGGACCTAAGCAGTCACGCAAAAATTCCGGATGTAACTCTAAAGGGATTCAAGTAAAGATGACtgcaagcaaaaaagcaaagccaTGCCAAAATGGTGCAACAAAACATTGAACATAGTAGTGgaccttcttgtagaaaaaagtGTTGAAGAAGTGGCATTTTAGAAACTTGGTAGGCTCTCTCAGTTCACGCTCTTTCAGAAGCTCAAGATACAAATTTATGACCTGAAAATAACCAGGAAAAGTCATATAATAATGTCTAATTCTATATGCTTACAATGGAGTCCGGAAAAAGAGAACATCTGAACATATATAGCAGagggaatagaatacctcatcATTTAGCCAGTGTTTATCGTTCAAGCACTGCAAGATCTCTCTTGTTATGACAATATTTGAAGCTTTATGCTCCGATAGAATCTCACGTCTGGAGACAAAAAGAGGAACTTAGACAGTGTTATACCAGAAGTGTGCATACAGCCTACTGTGTCTTAACAAGAGCAGAGAAGAGGAAAACCTATTCTTGCCACCAAGAGCATGCCGAACACTGTCCTCATCCTCAGCCGTTAGAGGAACAAAAGGTTCCGGCACCTCCTGAGACAGATGTCGGCACAGATATTTAACATCGAACAGAGCAATAACATTTCGTCAAAAGGAAGATTCCACTAGTTTGATTATAACACTTTATTCTTGCTTTCTGTAACAATAACTGCAGTGCTGTTTTTGTATCCCCAGTTTCCATTTTCCAGTATTAATGACATTGCATAATCTAAAGGTACCATCCAAAAGTACTTCGAAAAAAACATGTATCACATGACCAACAACCTTTAAGATGATGTAATACTTATGGGTGATAGCAGTAAAATAACTCAAATTAATTAAGACCAATTATAGTATACAAAGACGAGAAATGTTGATCTCAGCAGacctgcaaaaacacaaaaaCACTTAACGCTCATACTAGACTCCAATGGTGAGTTCACCAGTATATATATCAGCTGCATGCCAATGCCCTTAGGCACGACCATGCATAACAAAGAAAACAAGGAGTGGGCAATTAACAGCAGGTGCTGTAGAGAAACTCACTGCAGAAGAGGATAAATCATTAATTTAAGATTAACAACTGGTGAGGTTCGTTTAGTATCCCAGAATTGCACAAATGATACGTCACATCCCATAAAGTTTGGTATCCCAATGCACACTAACAATGTCATATCAAGTGTGCTAGCATTACATACAAGTTAGTCCTGTGATTATTTTTCATATCGGAACCAACCAAATTTAGTTTATCTTTATTTCATAGAAATGCCTCTCAGTTACAGCGTTCTATTATTACCTAATAATCATTTCGCAAAATAAACACTGCTTTCCAGGCCTGAAAAATCAGTACATACAGATAGTATAAAAAAAGATGAAcaagctgctccattgcttcacaCGAACCTAATCCTTTCCAGGAACTCAAACCAATTGTAAGCCGCCGGTTTAGTTAAGAAATAATTTTTAAGTGGACATAATTAGTTGCTTCCATAATCAGATTCTCAGAAAAAGCTCTTGTTCACAACAGCTTTCTTGTTTCATGAGCATATCAAGGTTTACGGCTATGGTCTCAGCTCTAGCACTTGGGGACAAGAATCCACAAATTTTATTGTGTCAGGCCCTTTACCTAATGCAAGTAAGTTTGAGTAAATGTATAGCAACAACTCTGCAAACTCTGCATTGTATAAAGTCATTATACAATTCATTTATGACAAACAGATAAAGGATGATCGAGAGTACACCTTTTTGTTGGGCGTGATTTGCGGACGGACCTTGGGGAGCGGCTCAAATCCAAGTCGGCCCTTCTCGGCAAGACACACCTCAAACTCAAGTATCCTGAGCCTATCGTCGCGCTGCCGGCTGGACGCCTCATACAGATCCTTGTACAGAGTCACCTTCCTCACTACGACCTCACCCTTCACCTCGTCTCGCTCCTCTTCGTCCTGCTTTATATCTCCAAGGTCATCGACGGCGACCACCTCAACGGTAGCTTTCGCGCCTCTCGGCACATAGGCGAGGGGAGTAGGCGGCGGGGGGTGAGTGACACTATTGACAAGGTCGACGTACTGGTCGAGGCCGAGAGGTTGTGGTGGCGGGGACTGAGAACAAGACGATGGATCGGAGTTGGAGCGGGTATTTCCGAGGCCGAAGGCACGGATGACGCGCTTGGGCCCATGGATGGGGCGCTGGACCGGCGGTcgcgggggaaggcggcggcggctggggcgcAACGAGGAAaatgaggaggaggtggaggcggaggcGGTTGACGAAATGGGACCCGGCGCAGCCGAGGAGGTCGACGAGGGGACGTGAGAAGACGAGTGGAGAGGCAGAGGAGGGGCGGTGGGGAGAAGGGGTGCGAGCTTGGGCTTCTTGGAGGGAGATGGagcggaggaagggaaggaggggaggaggcggtggtcgGCGGAGACGCGCTTGCGGCTTTCGGTGAGGGCGCCCATCGCCGCCGGCGGAAACCCTAACCAGGCGAAAAAAAATTTGGGGTGCGCAGCAGAGCGTGGCCTTGCCGAAGCGAGGAGCCGGGGATCCCCTCTTTTTTCCCAAACCACGTATGCATCGTTAGATTTTCATGGAAAAAATTAGCTATTTACCACTTTTAATACTGGGCTTCGCAAAATTACCACTTTTAAGATTGACTTGGTAAAAATGCCACCTAGCTCCTTTGCACTTTGATTATcatgtcattttttatttttctattgcttttctttttcttttccatttttgGGACCTAAAAGGACCAAAGTATCCTTTAGCTGTTTCAACCTTATCTAGTGCGTTTGTGGTCTGATTGGTTGTATCGTATTGTTCTAGTCTAGCTCGTTCTTGTCGCCGGGCTTGCTTGCCGCCATACCTCACTGATGCCTGCGCTAGCTATCCGAACTCCGCCGGTGTTCGCCCATGGTTGTGCGCCGCTGCAAGTTCTCGTCGTCACTCGTCATTGCAGCTCTCCGTCGACGCTCGTCCATGTCTGCACGTGCCGATCCAGCTCGCTCTCGCGCCGCGGATCCTTCCGTGTCCCAGCGCAGCTCGCCGCAGGTGCTTGTGCACGCCTGGACGCGACAGCGCAGCCCGCCGTGGGTGCTCGCCCTTGCGTGTGGTGCCGGGTGACGGGTAGGACGCAATGCCGAGGAGATCGACAGCACAAGACACCAAGGTGATCGTCGGGACACGAAGTCGTGGAGATCGGCAGTACACAACGTCAAGGAAAATGGCAGCGCGTGATGTCTAGGAGATGGTGGCTACGCCCAGCGATTGACCCAAGAAGTCCAGGCGCAGGGATGTGGCAAGCACGGGCATTCTCGGCAGGCAGCACTCATCCTCTTGGAGTATTGATTTGGTTCCAAAGTACGTGAAGATAGCATCAGGGGTACTTTGGTCCTTTTAGGTCctagaaaatggaaaataaaaagaaaagcaatagaaaatgaaaaAATGGCATGATAATCAAAGTGCAAAGGAGCTAGGTGGCATTTTTACGAAGTCAATTATGAAAGTGGCAATTTTGCGAAGCCCGATATTGAAAGTGGTAAATAGCCAATTTTCTCAATTTTCATGTATTGTAGCAAAATTATTTCGATGCAATAAATTTCGTTCACGGTGCATTAATTTTTGTTtacggttgtaacaaaaatatAGTTGTAGCAAAAATATATGAACGTGGTCGTAACAAAAAACGAagttgatgatgcgtggtagcaaaataaaaaaggttgtagcaaaacaattcGATGAACTCGGGTTACAACTATGACGAACGTGTATGcagcttttttagtgaacggttgcagcaaaaaatgataccggttgtagcaaaaatctgaCGAACTGGGTTACAACCAAatgtatatgcagcttttttagtgAATAAATGTAGCAAATTTGGACATTGGTTGTAGCCATACGCGCGGGTCGCGCGCGAGATGCGTGGACAGCGAGCTACCGGCGCGTTGCTTCCACCGACGCGTTGAAGGAAAACGCTTCCCAATTGTAAAAGAGAAAGATATaaagaaatgacacaattagGGTAAAGATTTAGAGACAAGTATAGAAAGAAAAGCGGTTGCGTAGCTAAAAAAACTAGCCGAGGCCCACCAGCATGTGTGCATGGGTGCAACACGAGCCCACTAGATGAAGCCGGATCGTACGCTGCCCACGAGACCGGTGGGACGCGCGATCGTTCGTCCGGTTGGGAacgtttccttttattttttatctccttcttctcttgagaAAATCATTTTTAGCTGTGACTACCTCTTTTCCGGTTTACACGACTTATCTCAAAATTTTTGTTTTC
Coding sequences within:
- the LOC123443614 gene encoding ubiquitin-like-specific protease ESD4 isoform X1, with the protein product MGALTESRKRVSADHRLLPSFPSSAPSPSKKPKLAPLLPTAPPLPLHSSSHVPSSTSSAAPGPISSTASASTSSSFSSLRPSRRRLPPRPPVQRPIHGPKRVIRAFGLGNTRSNSDPSSCSQSPPPQPLGLDQYVDLVNSVTHPPPPTPLAYVPRGAKATVEVVAVDDLGDIKQDEEERDEVKGEVVVRKVTLYKDLYEASSRQRDDRLRILEFEVCLAEKGRLGFEPLPKVRPQITPNKKEVPEPFVPLTAEDEDSVRHALGGKNRREILSEHKASNIVITREILQCLNDKHWLNDEVINLYLELLKERELREPTKFLKCHFFNTFFYKKLINGGYDYKAVWRWTMKRKLGYNLIDCDKIFVPIHKEVHWCLAVINIRDKKFQYLDSLGSMDMNALKILARYLVDEVKDKIGKHIDVLSWKHEGVQNLPLQENGWDCGMFMLKYIDFYSRDMGLTFGQKHMPYFRRRTAKEILDLRAG
- the LOC123443614 gene encoding ubiquitin-like-specific protease ESD4 isoform X2 — protein: MGALTESRKRVSADHRLLPSFPSSAPSPSKKPKLAPLLPTAPPLPLHSSSHVPSSTSSAAPGPISSTASASTSSSFSSLRPSRRRLPPRPPVQRPIHGPKRVIRAFGLGNTRSNSDPSSCSQSPPPQPLGLDQYVDLVNSVTHPPPPTPLAYVPRGAKATVEVVAVDDLGDIKQDEEERDEVKGEVVVRKVTLYKDLYEASSRQRDDRLRILEFEVCLAEKGRLGFEPLPKEVPEPFVPLTAEDEDSVRHALGGKNRREILSEHKASNIVITREILQCLNDKHWLNDEVINLYLELLKERELREPTKFLKCHFFNTFFYKKLINGGYDYKAVWRWTMKRKLGYNLIDCDKIFVPIHKEVHWCLAVINIRDKKFQYLDSLGSMDMNALKILARYLVDEVKDKIGKHIDVLSWKHEGVQNLPLQENGWDCGMFMLKYIDFYSRDMGLTFGQKHMPYFRRRTAKEILDLRAG